One window of Microcoleus vaginatus PCC 9802 genomic DNA carries:
- a CDS encoding Uma2 family endonuclease, which produces MLSSTIVLRIPPKLQMTDDEFFEFCQINSELRIERNKSGELLIMPPTGGTTGNRSGSVFGELYIWAGQDGSGICFDSSTGFKLAMGDKSPDASWIKLERWNALSQEQQDKFAPICPDFVVELRSASDNLKPLQEKMQEYMREPGVQLGWLIDRKNRRVYIYRPGLPEECLENPATVSGDPVLPGFILNMSKIW; this is translated from the coding sequence ATGCTCTCATCAACAATTGTGTTGCGAATACCGCCAAAATTGCAAATGACAGACGACGAGTTTTTCGAGTTCTGTCAAATCAATAGTGAGTTACGCATTGAACGCAACAAATCGGGAGAATTGCTAATTATGCCTCCTACTGGTGGAACAACCGGAAATCGCAGCGGTAGCGTGTTTGGAGAGTTGTATATTTGGGCCGGGCAAGATGGAAGCGGTATTTGTTTTGACTCCAGTACGGGATTTAAGCTTGCAATGGGTGACAAGTCTCCAGATGCCTCGTGGATTAAACTGGAACGGTGGAATGCTTTATCTCAAGAACAGCAAGATAAATTCGCACCTATTTGCCCCGATTTTGTAGTAGAACTGAGGTCTGCTTCTGATAATCTCAAGCCATTGCAAGAAAAAATGCAAGAATATATGAGAGAACCAGGAGTGCAGTTAGGCTGGTTAATTGACCGCAAAAATCGCAGAGTTTATATTTACCGTCCTGGTTTGCCAGAAGAATGTTTGGAGAATCCGGCTACAGTTAGCGGCGACCCCGTTTTGCCGGGATTCATACTCAATATGAGCAAGATTTGGTAA